Proteins found in one Cardiocondyla obscurior isolate alpha-2009 linkage group LG03, Cobs3.1, whole genome shotgun sequence genomic segment:
- the LOC139113616 gene encoding poly(A)-specific ribonuclease PARN isoform X2: protein MPLFSASMASSPGLIRAQTRARLIHQLNITADYELDRWTFCSYSSACLFLSLTAIQTNQGFDFNKLFKYGIPYLNASEEEKLVKRLEEKQKLKEENNQCLISIPDNDRPQLEEICSRIENFLTSDAKELIIDRCNSFMRRLVYQEARIRWFNKLRIESKIENTWNCLSVQKIGTKEEEEEKEKEKREKEKLELKQAVGLSNLLKKIVESGKIIVGHNMLLDLCHIVHQFFTPLPSDYAEFKTLLHGLFPRLLDTKVLCQSQQFKEFVSSSNLNLLFDIVKKPPFSIPEVESVEGRSYSVSTDKLHEAGYDAYITGLCFIALSNYLRVTWTPFLGDLLITGSPLLSSLFNKLPIARLKDFPYINLVGNDPNPSRDHIFYLTFPKEWKHGDITNLFSPFGGGYVSWLSDTSAYVGLYRREQAGAVMPKLSKGFQYKIQKYTEHQATLQTEVSSKDRKRKLSPCEKADDAKNDEKSGAAENDDDEWQVATGKRRKKRKEQATTGKKAFEENDAWN, encoded by the exons ATGCCACTTTTCTCAGCATCGATGGCGAGTTCACCGGGCTTAATTCGGGCCCAGACGCGAGCCCGTTTGATACACCAGCTCAATATTACAGCAGATTACGAGCTGGATCGATGGACTTTTTGCTCATACAGTTCGGCTTGTCTGTTTTTAAGTTTGACTGCAATACAAACAA ATCAAGGCTTTGACTTTAACAAGTTGTTCAAATATGGTATACCTTATCTGAATGCTAGTGAAGAAGAAAAGCTTGTAAAACGCTTGGAAGAGAAACAAAAACTCAAAGAAGAAAACAATCAATGTTTAATTTCAATACCAGATAATGACAGACCTCAACTAGAGGAAATatg TTCTAGAATAGAAAATTTTCTTACCTCAGATGCAAAAGAACTGATAATAGACAGATGTAACAGTTTTATGAGGAGACTGGTGTATCAAGAGGCAAGAATTAGATGGTTTAATAAACTCAgaattgaaagtaaaattgAGAATACCTGGAATTGTCTTTCAGTGCAAAAAATTGGCacaaaagaggaagaggaagaaaaggaaaaagaaaaacgtgagaaagaaaaattggaacTTAAACAAGCTGTAGGACTTAGCAACctgctaaaaaaaattgtagaatcT ggaAAGATAATAGTAGGACATAATATGTTGTTAGATCTGTGTCATATtgtacatcaattttttacacCTTTACCAAGCGACTATGCGGAATTTAAAACTTTGCTTCATGGCTTGTTTCCTAG GTTACTGGATACAAAAGTCCTTTGTCAATCGCAACAATTTAAAGAGTTTGTGTCATCGTCAAATTTGAACTTATTATTTGACATTGTAAAAAAGCCCCCTTTTTCTATTCCCGAAGTCGAATCTGTGGAAGGACGCAGTTATTCGGTATCGACAGATAAATTACATGAGGCAGGATACGATGCTTATATCACTGGGTTATGCTTTATTGCATTATCTAATTATCTTCGTG TCACATGGACACCCTTTCTCGGTGATTTGTTAATAACAGGATCACCTTTGCTTAGTTCTCTTTTCAACAA ACTTCCTATAGCAAGATTGAAAGATTTTCCATATATAAACTTGGTAGGAAACGATC caaatcCTAGTAGGGACCACATATTTTACTTAACATTTCCTAAAGAGTGGAAACACGGGGATATCACTAATCTCTTTAGTCCATTTG GAGGCGGATACGTTTCATGGTTATCCGACACATCCGCGTACGTGGGTTTGTATCGTCGCGAACAAGCTGGCGCCGTGATGCCAAAGCTATCTAAAGGATTTCagtacaaaatacaaaaatatactGAACATCAAGCCACGTTACAAACCGAGGTTTCTTCTAAGGATCGCAAACGAAAACTTTCCCCATGCGA GAAAGCCGACGACGCAAAGAATGATGAGAAGTCGGGGGCTGCagagaacgacgacgatgagTGGCAAGTCGCCACGG GCAAGAGGCGCAAGAAACGCAAGGAGCAAGCGACGACCGGCAAGAAAGCTTTCGAAGAAAACGACGCTTGGAACTAA
- the LOC139113616 gene encoding poly(A)-specific ribonuclease PARN isoform X3: MNRQAPDNRFMCQTSSISFLTDQGFDFNKLFKYGIPYLNASEEEKLVKRLEEKQKLKEENNQCLISIPDNDRPQLEEICSRIENFLTSDAKELIIDRCNSFMRRLVYQEARIRWFNKLRIESKIENTWNCLSVQKIGTKEEEEEKEKEKREKEKLELKQAVGLSNLLKKIVESGKIIVGHNMLLDLCHIVHQFFTPLPSDYAEFKTLLHGLFPRLLDTKVLCQSQQFKEFVSSSNLNLLFDIVKKPPFSIPEVESVEGRSYSVSTDKLHEAGYDAYITGLCFIALSNYLRVTWTPFLGDLLITGSPLLSSLFNKLPIARLKDFPYINLVGNDPNPSRDHIFYLTFPKEWKHGDITNLFSPFGGGYVSWLSDTSAYVGLYRREQAGAVMPKLSKGFQYKIQKYTEHQATLQTEVSSKDRKRKLSPCEKADDAKNDEKSGAAENDDDEWQVATGKRRKKRKEQATTGKKAFEENDAWN; this comes from the exons ATGAATCGTCAGGCACCAGACAACAGGTTTATGTGTCAAACGTCATCCATATCGTTTTTAACAGATCAAGGCTTTGACTTTAACAAGTTGTTCAAATATGGTATACCTTATCTGAATGCTAGTGAAGAAGAAAAGCTTGTAAAACGCTTGGAAGAGAAACAAAAACTCAAAGAAGAAAACAATCAATGTTTAATTTCAATACCAGATAATGACAGACCTCAACTAGAGGAAATatg TTCTAGAATAGAAAATTTTCTTACCTCAGATGCAAAAGAACTGATAATAGACAGATGTAACAGTTTTATGAGGAGACTGGTGTATCAAGAGGCAAGAATTAGATGGTTTAATAAACTCAgaattgaaagtaaaattgAGAATACCTGGAATTGTCTTTCAGTGCAAAAAATTGGCacaaaagaggaagaggaagaaaaggaaaaagaaaaacgtgagaaagaaaaattggaacTTAAACAAGCTGTAGGACTTAGCAACctgctaaaaaaaattgtagaatcT ggaAAGATAATAGTAGGACATAATATGTTGTTAGATCTGTGTCATATtgtacatcaattttttacacCTTTACCAAGCGACTATGCGGAATTTAAAACTTTGCTTCATGGCTTGTTTCCTAG GTTACTGGATACAAAAGTCCTTTGTCAATCGCAACAATTTAAAGAGTTTGTGTCATCGTCAAATTTGAACTTATTATTTGACATTGTAAAAAAGCCCCCTTTTTCTATTCCCGAAGTCGAATCTGTGGAAGGACGCAGTTATTCGGTATCGACAGATAAATTACATGAGGCAGGATACGATGCTTATATCACTGGGTTATGCTTTATTGCATTATCTAATTATCTTCGTG TCACATGGACACCCTTTCTCGGTGATTTGTTAATAACAGGATCACCTTTGCTTAGTTCTCTTTTCAACAA ACTTCCTATAGCAAGATTGAAAGATTTTCCATATATAAACTTGGTAGGAAACGATC caaatcCTAGTAGGGACCACATATTTTACTTAACATTTCCTAAAGAGTGGAAACACGGGGATATCACTAATCTCTTTAGTCCATTTG GAGGCGGATACGTTTCATGGTTATCCGACACATCCGCGTACGTGGGTTTGTATCGTCGCGAACAAGCTGGCGCCGTGATGCCAAAGCTATCTAAAGGATTTCagtacaaaatacaaaaatatactGAACATCAAGCCACGTTACAAACCGAGGTTTCTTCTAAGGATCGCAAACGAAAACTTTCCCCATGCGA GAAAGCCGACGACGCAAAGAATGATGAGAAGTCGGGGGCTGCagagaacgacgacgatgagTGGCAAGTCGCCACGG GCAAGAGGCGCAAGAAACGCAAGGAGCAAGCGACGACCGGCAAGAAAGCTTTCGAAGAAAACGACGCTTGGAACTAA
- the LOC139113616 gene encoding poly(A)-specific ribonuclease PARN isoform X1 produces MEVISLNFEDVLCELESVLKDATFLSIDGEFTGLNSGPDASPFDTPAQYYSRLRAGSMDFLLIQFGLSVFKFDCNTNKYSQRSYNFYTFPKPMNRQAPDNRFMCQTSSISFLTDQGFDFNKLFKYGIPYLNASEEEKLVKRLEEKQKLKEENNQCLISIPDNDRPQLEEICSRIENFLTSDAKELIIDRCNSFMRRLVYQEARIRWFNKLRIESKIENTWNCLSVQKIGTKEEEEEKEKEKREKEKLELKQAVGLSNLLKKIVESGKIIVGHNMLLDLCHIVHQFFTPLPSDYAEFKTLLHGLFPRLLDTKVLCQSQQFKEFVSSSNLNLLFDIVKKPPFSIPEVESVEGRSYSVSTDKLHEAGYDAYITGLCFIALSNYLRVTWTPFLGDLLITGSPLLSSLFNKLPIARLKDFPYINLVGNDPNPSRDHIFYLTFPKEWKHGDITNLFSPFGGGYVSWLSDTSAYVGLYRREQAGAVMPKLSKGFQYKIQKYTEHQATLQTEVSSKDRKRKLSPCEKADDAKNDEKSGAAENDDDEWQVATGKRRKKRKEQATTGKKAFEENDAWN; encoded by the exons ATGGAAGTGATAAGCTTGA ACTTTGAGGACGTTCTATGTGAACTGGAGAGTGTTTTGAAGGATGCCACTTTTCTCAGCATCGATGGCGAGTTCACCGGGCTTAATTCGGGCCCAGACGCGAGCCCGTTTGATACACCAGCTCAATATTACAGCAGATTACGAGCTGGATCGATGGACTTTTTGCTCATACAGTTCGGCTTGTCTGTTTTTAAGTTTGACTGCAATACAAACAA ATACTCTCAGCGatcatacaatttttatacatttccCAAGCCGATGAATCGTCAGGCACCAGACAACAGGTTTATGTGTCAAACGTCATCCATATCGTTTTTAACAGATCAAGGCTTTGACTTTAACAAGTTGTTCAAATATGGTATACCTTATCTGAATGCTAGTGAAGAAGAAAAGCTTGTAAAACGCTTGGAAGAGAAACAAAAACTCAAAGAAGAAAACAATCAATGTTTAATTTCAATACCAGATAATGACAGACCTCAACTAGAGGAAATatg TTCTAGAATAGAAAATTTTCTTACCTCAGATGCAAAAGAACTGATAATAGACAGATGTAACAGTTTTATGAGGAGACTGGTGTATCAAGAGGCAAGAATTAGATGGTTTAATAAACTCAgaattgaaagtaaaattgAGAATACCTGGAATTGTCTTTCAGTGCAAAAAATTGGCacaaaagaggaagaggaagaaaaggaaaaagaaaaacgtgagaaagaaaaattggaacTTAAACAAGCTGTAGGACTTAGCAACctgctaaaaaaaattgtagaatcT ggaAAGATAATAGTAGGACATAATATGTTGTTAGATCTGTGTCATATtgtacatcaattttttacacCTTTACCAAGCGACTATGCGGAATTTAAAACTTTGCTTCATGGCTTGTTTCCTAG GTTACTGGATACAAAAGTCCTTTGTCAATCGCAACAATTTAAAGAGTTTGTGTCATCGTCAAATTTGAACTTATTATTTGACATTGTAAAAAAGCCCCCTTTTTCTATTCCCGAAGTCGAATCTGTGGAAGGACGCAGTTATTCGGTATCGACAGATAAATTACATGAGGCAGGATACGATGCTTATATCACTGGGTTATGCTTTATTGCATTATCTAATTATCTTCGTG TCACATGGACACCCTTTCTCGGTGATTTGTTAATAACAGGATCACCTTTGCTTAGTTCTCTTTTCAACAA ACTTCCTATAGCAAGATTGAAAGATTTTCCATATATAAACTTGGTAGGAAACGATC caaatcCTAGTAGGGACCACATATTTTACTTAACATTTCCTAAAGAGTGGAAACACGGGGATATCACTAATCTCTTTAGTCCATTTG GAGGCGGATACGTTTCATGGTTATCCGACACATCCGCGTACGTGGGTTTGTATCGTCGCGAACAAGCTGGCGCCGTGATGCCAAAGCTATCTAAAGGATTTCagtacaaaatacaaaaatatactGAACATCAAGCCACGTTACAAACCGAGGTTTCTTCTAAGGATCGCAAACGAAAACTTTCCCCATGCGA GAAAGCCGACGACGCAAAGAATGATGAGAAGTCGGGGGCTGCagagaacgacgacgatgagTGGCAAGTCGCCACGG GCAAGAGGCGCAAGAAACGCAAGGAGCAAGCGACGACCGGCAAGAAAGCTTTCGAAGAAAACGACGCTTGGAACTAA